A genomic region of Helicoverpa zea isolate HzStark_Cry1AcR chromosome 8, ilHelZeax1.1, whole genome shotgun sequence contains the following coding sequences:
- the LOC124632205 gene encoding COP9 signalosome complex subunit 3 isoform X1 — translation MASPLEQFVDNVRTMSASGSFRELCEVIGKSDEVLQRNSAHLSTVLETLDIQQHSLGVLAVLVAKFSLAQGGDVDKSTMFKQIHDFLTNCNGEQVRFSPELYAELCHLLTLYLVEIKQPIRGIEILKKAIRKIQLFDSQLTSIHADLCQLCLLSKCMKPALEFLDTDVTGIGPELGGNNDSKHFLLYYYYGGMIYTAMKNYDRALYFFEVVVTVPAMVVSHIMLEAYKKYILVSFILHGKILPMPKYTSQVVCRFLKPLSVAYHELATSQHAAIKHRETFVRDKNMGLVNQVLSSMYKKNIQRLTKTFLTLSLSDVAARVQLAGPSQAESYILNMVSYILTLSLSDVAARVQLAGPSQAESYILNMVSYILTLSLSDVAARVQLAGPSQAESYILNMVSYILTLSLSDVAARVQLAGPSQAESYILNMVSYILTLSLSDVAARVQLAGPSQAESYILNMVSYILTLSLSDVAARVQLAGPSQAESYILNMVSYILTLSLSDVAARVQLAGPSQAESYILNMVSYILTLSLSDVAARVQLAGPSQAESYILNMVSYILTLSLSDVAARVQLAGPSQAESYILNMVSYILTLSLSDVAARVQLAGPSQAESYILNMIEEGEIYAMINQKDGMVVFLDSPEKYASPETLCVLEQQMAACTKLHQYIQEMDEQIQVNPQYVKKSVGSHDEDIPATSQNSKTTYSM, via the exons ATGGCTTCGCCTTTAGAACAATTTGTGGACAATGTGAGGACCATGTCGGCTTCAG GGTCGTTTCGTGAGTTGTGTGAGGTTATTGGCAAGTCTGACGAGGTCCTACAGCGAAACAGTGCACATCTGTCCACAGTGTTGGAAACACTTGATATTCAGCAGCATTCTCTAGGTGTACTCGCTGTCCTAGTTGCTAAATTCTCTCTAGCACAG GGTGGCGATGTAGACAAGTCTACCATGTTCAAACAGATTCATGACTTCCTCACCAACTGCAATGGTGAACAAGTGCGGTTCTCACCTGAATtgt ATGCAGAGTTGTGTCACCTTTTAACTCTCTACTTAGTAGAAATAAAGCAACCAATCAGAGGCATAGAGATTCTGAAGAAAGCCATCAGGAAAATTCAGCTCTTTGATTCACAACTTACTTCTATCCATGCAGACTTGTGTCAGCTCTGCTTACTATCCAAATGCATGAAACCTGCTCTAGAGTTCTTGGATACAGATGTCACAGGAATTGGACCTGAG CTTGGTGGTAATAATGACTCGAAGCACTTCTTGCTCTATTATTACTATGGAGGCATGATCTACACAGCCATGAAGAACTATGACAGAGCTTTATACTTCTTTGAAGTAGTCGTAACCGTGCCTGCCATGGTGGTGTCACATATCATGTTAGAAGCTTATAAGAAATACATATTGGTGTCATTTATTTTACATGGAAAG ATACTACCCATGCCAAAATATACTTCACAAGTTGTCTGCCGCTTTCTGAAACCCTTGTCAGTGGCTTACCATGAGCTAGCTACCTCCCAGCATGCAGCTATCAAGCATCGCGAGACATTTGTTAGGGACAAAAATATGGGACTAGTCAATCAA GTGTTAAGTTCAATGTACAAAAAGAACATTCAAAGGctgacaaaaacatttttaacactGTC ATTAAGTGACGTAGCTGCTCGAGTGCAGCTAGCAGGCCCATCACAGGCTGAAAGTTACATACTAAATatggtaagttatattttaacacTGTCATTAAGTGACGTAGCTGCTCGAGTGCAGCTAGCAGGCCCATCACAGGCTGAAAGTTACATACTAAATatggtaagttatattttaacacTGTCATTAAGCGACGTAGCTGCTCGAGTGCAGCTAGCAGGCCCATCACAGGCTGAAAGTTACATACTAAATatggtaagttatattttaacacTGTCATTAAGTGACGTAGCTGCTCGAGTGCAGCTAGCAGGCCCATCACAGGCTGAAAGTTACATACTAAATatggtaagttatattttaacacTGTCATTAAGTGACGTAGCTGCTCGAGTGCAGCTAGCAGGCCCATCACAGGCTGAAAGTTACATACTAAATatggtaagttatattttaacacTGTCATTAAGTGACGTAGCTGCTCGAGTGCAGCTAGCAGGCCCATCACAGGCTGAAAGTTACATACTAAATatggtaagttatattttaacacTGTCATTAAGTGACGTAGCTGCTCGAGTGCAGCTAGCAGGCCCATCACAGGCTGAAAGTTACATACTAAATatggtaagttatattttaacacTGTCATTAAGTGACGTAGCTGCTCGAGTGCAGCTAGCAGGCCCATCACAGGCTGAAAGTTACATACTAAATatggtaagttatattttaacacTGTCATTAAGTGACGTAGCTGCTCGAGTGCAGCTAGCAGGCCCATCACAGGCTGAAAGTTACATACTAAATatggtaagttatattttaacacTGTCATTAAGTGACGTAGCTGCTCGAGTGCAGCTAGCAGGCCCATCACAGGCTGAAAGTTACATACTAAATatg ATAGAGGAAGGCGAAATATACGCAATGATCAATCAAAAGGACGGCATGGTGGTCTTCCTGGACAGTCCTGAAAAGTATGCGTCTCCTGAAACATTGTGCGTGTTAGAACAACAAATGGCCGCTTGCACCAAACTGCACCAGTACATCCAAGAGATGGATGAGCAGATACAGGTCAATCCCCAG TATGTCAAGAAATCTGTCGGGAGCCACGATGAAGATATACCAGCTACCAGCCAGAACTCCAAGACTACTTATTCAATGTAA
- the LOC124632205 gene encoding COP9 signalosome complex subunit 3 isoform X2, with translation MASPLEQFVDNVRTMSASGSFRELCEVIGKSDEVLQRNSAHLSTVLETLDIQQHSLGVLAVLVAKFSLAQGGDVDKSTMFKQIHDFLTNCNGEQVRFSPELYAELCHLLTLYLVEIKQPIRGIEILKKAIRKIQLFDSQLTSIHADLCQLCLLSKCMKPALEFLDTDVTGIGPELGGNNDSKHFLLYYYYGGMIYTAMKNYDRALYFFEVVVTVPAMVVSHIMLEAYKKYILVSFILHGKILPMPKYTSQVVCRFLKPLSVAYHELATSQHAAIKHRETFVRDKNMGLVNQVLSSMYKKNIQRLTKTFLTLSLSDVAARVQLAGPSQAESYILNMIEEGEIYAMINQKDGMVVFLDSPEKYASPETLCVLEQQMAACTKLHQYIQEMDEQIQVNPQYVKKSVGSHDEDIPATSQNSKTTYSM, from the exons ATGGCTTCGCCTTTAGAACAATTTGTGGACAATGTGAGGACCATGTCGGCTTCAG GGTCGTTTCGTGAGTTGTGTGAGGTTATTGGCAAGTCTGACGAGGTCCTACAGCGAAACAGTGCACATCTGTCCACAGTGTTGGAAACACTTGATATTCAGCAGCATTCTCTAGGTGTACTCGCTGTCCTAGTTGCTAAATTCTCTCTAGCACAG GGTGGCGATGTAGACAAGTCTACCATGTTCAAACAGATTCATGACTTCCTCACCAACTGCAATGGTGAACAAGTGCGGTTCTCACCTGAATtgt ATGCAGAGTTGTGTCACCTTTTAACTCTCTACTTAGTAGAAATAAAGCAACCAATCAGAGGCATAGAGATTCTGAAGAAAGCCATCAGGAAAATTCAGCTCTTTGATTCACAACTTACTTCTATCCATGCAGACTTGTGTCAGCTCTGCTTACTATCCAAATGCATGAAACCTGCTCTAGAGTTCTTGGATACAGATGTCACAGGAATTGGACCTGAG CTTGGTGGTAATAATGACTCGAAGCACTTCTTGCTCTATTATTACTATGGAGGCATGATCTACACAGCCATGAAGAACTATGACAGAGCTTTATACTTCTTTGAAGTAGTCGTAACCGTGCCTGCCATGGTGGTGTCACATATCATGTTAGAAGCTTATAAGAAATACATATTGGTGTCATTTATTTTACATGGAAAG ATACTACCCATGCCAAAATATACTTCACAAGTTGTCTGCCGCTTTCTGAAACCCTTGTCAGTGGCTTACCATGAGCTAGCTACCTCCCAGCATGCAGCTATCAAGCATCGCGAGACATTTGTTAGGGACAAAAATATGGGACTAGTCAATCAA GTGTTAAGTTCAATGTACAAAAAGAACATTCAAAGGctgacaaaaacatttttaacactGTCATTAAGTGACGTAGCTGCTCGAGTGCAGCTAGCAGGCCCATCACAGGCTGAAAGTTACATACTAAATatg ATAGAGGAAGGCGAAATATACGCAATGATCAATCAAAAGGACGGCATGGTGGTCTTCCTGGACAGTCCTGAAAAGTATGCGTCTCCTGAAACATTGTGCGTGTTAGAACAACAAATGGCCGCTTGCACCAAACTGCACCAGTACATCCAAGAGATGGATGAGCAGATACAGGTCAATCCCCAG TATGTCAAGAAATCTGTCGGGAGCCACGATGAAGATATACCAGCTACCAGCCAGAACTCCAAGACTACTTATTCAATGTAA
- the LOC124632208 gene encoding uncharacterized protein LOC124632208 isoform X1 yields MLSLGDRVPEIKQLTVTKVPAGSTAVLNCHSNDMDHNFMFWLFNGTDVIGPGNVYNEQKYKYEVLSGKLHIHDVSARESGNYHCISKKLNGAGYTVGQVDMIVTGSAFTSIDAVKVVAIVLSIIVIIGCAVLYYNLRKDWKRYEGRGVIPVDEVEDDEGDGDEIYNRTTTPAQARQLSQPAPGPSRNQSSEHLLYGIDNQGLDTDFNSVFENIQIKSPQASLI; encoded by the exons aTGCTTTCCTTGGGTGATAGAGTCCCTGAGATCAAACAGTTGACTGTGACAAAAGTGCCGGCCGGTAGTACAGCTGTGCTGAATTGTCACAGCAATGATATGGACCACAATTTCATGTTTTGGCTGTTCAATGGTACTGATGTGATTGGCCCCGGTAACGTGTATAATGAACAGAAATATAAATACGAGGTGCTCTCTGGAAAACTTCATATTCAT GATGTATCTGCAAGGGAATCTGGTAACTACCATTGCATATCAAAGAAACTGAACGGTGCAGGATACACAGTGGGACAAGTGGATATGATAGTCACTGGCTCAGCATTTACTTCAATAGATGCTGTGAAAGTGGTAGCAATTGTGCTGTCTATCATTGTGATCATAGGCTGTGCAGTGCTGTATTACAATTTGAGGAAGGACTGGAAAAGATATGAAGGCAGGGGAGTTATACCAG TGGATGAAGTTGAGGATGATGAAGGCGATGGAGATGAGATATACAACCGCACTACCACCCCAGCTCAGGCAAGGCAACTGAGCCAACCAGCCCCAGGCCCCAGTAGGAACCAATCATCTGAACATCTCTTATATGGAATAGACAATCAGGGATTAGACACAGATTTCAATTCAGTCTtcgaaaatatacaaataaagtcACCACAAGCAAGTCTGATTTAA
- the LOC124632208 gene encoding uncharacterized protein LOC124632208 isoform X2, whose protein sequence is MDVSARESGNYHCISKKLNGAGYTVGQVDMIVTGSAFTSIDAVKVVAIVLSIIVIIGCAVLYYNLRKDWKRYEGRGVIPVDEVEDDEGDGDEIYNRTTTPAQARQLSQPAPGPSRNQSSEHLLYGIDNQGLDTDFNSVFENIQIKSPQASLI, encoded by the exons ATG GATGTATCTGCAAGGGAATCTGGTAACTACCATTGCATATCAAAGAAACTGAACGGTGCAGGATACACAGTGGGACAAGTGGATATGATAGTCACTGGCTCAGCATTTACTTCAATAGATGCTGTGAAAGTGGTAGCAATTGTGCTGTCTATCATTGTGATCATAGGCTGTGCAGTGCTGTATTACAATTTGAGGAAGGACTGGAAAAGATATGAAGGCAGGGGAGTTATACCAG TGGATGAAGTTGAGGATGATGAAGGCGATGGAGATGAGATATACAACCGCACTACCACCCCAGCTCAGGCAAGGCAACTGAGCCAACCAGCCCCAGGCCCCAGTAGGAACCAATCATCTGAACATCTCTTATATGGAATAGACAATCAGGGATTAGACACAGATTTCAATTCAGTCTtcgaaaatatacaaataaagtcACCACAAGCAAGTCTGATTTAA
- the LOC124632204 gene encoding anaphase-promoting complex subunit 4 encodes MYHCGMRQVGERHVAYKVDLMVWSNRLDLLALSNFKGEVQIHRLHWQKVWNLPPPKENVTVQAMAWRPDGKALAIGYSSGVVYIVDIEDKEIVDKYEDLTDEFDNSKQFGITCITWAVRADTLESAIDPNVYDDASIFLQNLPSTGEYKSQGSDENMKDFKEVQAPNQLNMLMVGYGTGYIYMNIFGRYPYGTIHLAQVTKDEFGEYKVLDICMSDDFSLMQVLYIDRVTNNLLMSLVNTSVLSAFAEEMYIVAKKHSEIVRLTSYLDQTMISITESWEHILLEMDTKMAEYAASVPEGGVSADLLELLMLGTPSDELELCLLQKLTVNDLKKFGNSIELSYSTIQKLVLKQLNIVGQSLTYYLSELRGLTRIPDRYKVLGIEENTVTEAIRACCAFLNKCLELQQVIDTSMRNYKAFFRWLFVVIVRLLGEQTSTEIVKITQQELGHIAEFLYNFDNVQVDSGEGLPEKPVKFNLERLGQYLEDQELTILPDDDDNPWHKFLKDNACLLKDNDTIFSLAEFKKFSLVQQQKHLKNAISQVFDVSKKETSKYFSAIYNIKCYEDKSNGKLMENLRICQAFYGSENSFMMAFTDSTNLEDGIHYMTVKIKEKPGSVTAMKYSFSTIILGDKKPNDEMIPVLDLQFYSSEYLSVLTQHPRMEEGSIFIQVPVGIIQINATECSLKPKMFLFNEKVNKKNISPLIEPGVFKVLDKMDGYRIAVSGGRKVAVVLSKSLRKVRIFEMEIDGDDEEDETLDTTTQSQSTNDQSTSEKQNTSAAADVTF; translated from the exons ATGTATCATTGTGGAATGCGTCAAGTTGGAGAAAGGCATGTTGCCTACAAAGTTGACTTGATGGTTTGGAGCAACCGGCTTGATCTTCTAGCCCTAAGCAATTTTAAAG GTGAAGTCCAGATACACAGACTGCACTGGCAAAAAGTTTGGAACTTGCCACCTCCTAAAGAGAATGTTACTGTTCAAGCAATGGCTTGGAGGCCAGATGGGAAG GCATTGGCCATTGGATACAGTTCAGGGGTAGTGTACATTGTGGATATAGAAGATAAGGAAATAGTGGATAAGTATGAAGACCTCACAGATGAATTTGATAACTCAAAACAGTTTGGTATCACATGCATTACTTGGGCAGTTCGAGCTGACACACTGGAGAGTGCCATAGACCCcaatgtatat GATGATGCttcaatatttttgcaaaacttACCTTCTACTGGTGAATACAAAAGTCAAGGATCTGATGAAAATATGAAAGATTTCAAAGAAGTTCAAGCCCCAAACCAATTAAATATGTTAATGGTGGGTTATGGAACTGGGTATATTTACATGAATATCTTCGGAAGATATCCTTATGGCACAATACATCTTGCTCAAGTTACTAAAGATGAGTTTGGAGAGTACAAAGTACTTGATATCTGTATGTCTGATGACTTCAGTTTGATGCAAGTTCTCTATATTGATAGAGTAACCAATAATCTCCTGATGTCACTTGTAAACACAAGTGTGTTATCAGCATTTGCTGAAGAAATGTACATTGTAGCTAAGAAGCACAGTGAAATTGTGAGATTAACTTCTTACTTAGACCAGACTATGATCTCTATTACTGAATCTTGGGAGCATATTTTACTAGAAATGGATACTAAAATGGCTGAGTATGCTGCATCAGTCCCTGAGGGTGGGGTTTCAGCTGATTTGTTGGAGCTACTCATGTTGG GAACCCCATCCGATGAGTTAGAACTATGCCTGCTGCAGAAACTGACtgtaaatgatttgaaaaagttTGGTAATTCCATTGAGTTGAGCTACTCAACCATACAGAAATTGGTTCTCAAGCAACTAAATATTGTTGGACAAAGTCTGACTTATTACCTCTCTGAACTGAGAGGATTGACAAGGATACCAGATAGGTATAAG GTGCTAGGTATAGAAGAAAACACAGTGACTGAAGCAATAAGAGCCTGCTGTGCTTTCCTCAATAAATGTCTAGAATTACAACAGGTCATTGATACTTCAATGCGCAATTACAAAGCATTCTTCAGATGGCTGTTTGTTGTTATAGTCCGATTACTTGGAGAACAAACTTCTACTGAAATAGTGAAAATCACTCAACAGGAACTTGGCCACATTGCTGAATTTCTATATAACTTTGACAATGTACAAGTTGATAGTGGTGAAGGTTTACCAGAAAAACCTGTCAAATTCAACTTGGAGAGGCTAGGACAATATTTAGAAGACCAAGAGCTGACCATATtacctgatgatgatgacaatccATGGCATAAATTTCTCAAAGATAATGCATGTCTACTAAAGGACAATGATACAATATTTTCTCTGGCAGAGTTCAAGAAGTTTTCTCTTGTACAACAACAAAAGCATTTGAAAAATGCAATAAGCCAGGTGTTTGATGTTTCCAAAAAAGAAactagtaaatatttttctgcAATATATAACATAAAATGTTATGAAGACAAATCAAATGGGAAGTTGATGGAAAATTTGAGGATATGTCAAGCTTTCTATGGTTCTGAAAACAGTTTCATGATGGCATTCACAGATTCTACAAATCTAGAAGATGGTATACATTACATGACTGTAAAAATTAAGGAAAAGCCAGGCTCAGTGACAGCAATGAAGTATAGTTTTTCAACTATCATATTAGGTGATAAGAAACCAAATGATGAGATGATTCCTGTCCTGGATTTACAATTCTATTCTTCTGAATACTTATCTGTCTTGACACAACATCCTCGTATGGAAGAAGGTTCTATATTTATCCAAGTACCAGTaggaattattcaaataaatgctACAGAATGTAGTTTGAaaccaaaaatgtttttgttcaatGAGAAAGTGAACAAAAAGAATATTTCACCTTTGATAGAACCTGGAGTTTTCAAGGTTTTAGATAAAATGGATGGATACCGAATAGCTGTTTCAGGAGGTCGCAAAGTGGCAGTGGTATTGTCCAAAAGTCTCAGAAAAGTACGCATATTTGAAATGGAAATTGATGGAGATGATGAGGAAGACGAGACACTGGATACAACAACTCAGTCTCAGAGCACTAATGATCAATCCACatctgaaaaacaaaacacatcaGCAGCTGCTGATGTTACTTTCTAA